A DNA window from Candidatus Peregrinibacteria bacterium contains the following coding sequences:
- a CDS encoding HNH endonuclease signature motif containing protein translates to MNNQKSGELRAKNDLHKSNEIVRKNDFSATKELHKKFISLGNQRNKITHELILLIPEIYKKEIYKSYGCANIYEYAARFGGGLSAGVVDKVIKVEKKLSEVSCQNLFETVREQGVHKVAMVACFATKENEKELIKVVENLPKAAVQEYSREMRGKISRAPMKIELDGVMRYQLEKMKQKMKVQSNKEILKRLIQAQFDHFFPGENFEEVEDDGEIAEVVSSGAEAVDRGAETVDGGAEAMGCGAELVVMDGAVVNCWDVVADEVVNREAKAVKKSKKITRYIPKQKRTETLTKTGGRCSSPNCERPATEFHHENGYAKTKSHDNLIALCKLHHKIIHAGIYREPTKTDLLYLEHRKLALE, encoded by the coding sequence AGGCGAGCTCAGAGCGAAAAATGATCTTCATAAATCAAACGAAATTGTGAGAAAGAACGATTTTTCGGCCACGAAAGAGCTTCATAAAAAATTTATTTCCCTTGGCAATCAACGAAATAAAATTACTCACGAACTTATCCTTCTGATTCCCGAGATCTATAAAAAAGAGATTTATAAATCTTATGGTTGCGCGAATATTTACGAATACGCCGCGCGATTTGGCGGTGGACTCTCCGCCGGAGTCGTGGATAAAGTTATAAAAGTTGAAAAAAAATTAAGTGAAGTCAGTTGTCAAAATTTGTTTGAAACCGTGAGAGAGCAAGGAGTTCACAAAGTCGCGATGGTGGCTTGCTTTGCGACAAAAGAAAACGAGAAAGAGTTGATAAAAGTGGTCGAAAACCTGCCAAAGGCGGCGGTTCAGGAGTATTCGAGGGAAATGCGAGGTAAAATCTCACGCGCACCGATGAAAATTGAGCTCGACGGCGTGATGCGATATCAACTTGAAAAAATGAAACAAAAAATGAAGGTGCAATCTAACAAGGAAATATTGAAACGGCTTATACAAGCCCAGTTCGACCACTTTTTCCCCGGGGAAAATTTTGAAGAGGTGGAGGATGACGGGGAAATTGCGGAGGTTGTGAGCAGTGGGGCTGAGGCGGTGGATCGTGGAGCGGAGACGGTGGACGGTGGGGCTGAGGCGATGGGTTGTGGAGCGGAGCTTGTGGTGATGGATGGAGCGGTGGTGAATTGTTGGGATGTGGTTGCGGATGAGGTGGTGAATCGTGAGGCAAAGGCGGTGAAGAAATCTAAAAAAATCACTCGTTACATCCCAAAACAAAAAAGAACAGAAACCCTCACAAAAACAGGTGGCAGGTGCAGCAGTCCGAATTGCGAAAGGCCGGCAACGGAGTTTCATCACGAAAATGGCTATGCGAAGACCAAATCTCACGACAATCTCATAGCGCTGTGCAAGCTTCATCATAAGATTATACATGCGGGAATATATCGCGAGCCTACAAAAACAGATCTGCTTTATTTGGAACACAGGAAACTGGCACTTGAGTAG